The segment AACAACCTGATAAAGACGATCAAAAAAACGATCATAAGAAAGATCAGCGCCAAGATCACCATGATGATGCCAATCCGATGCCCGACACGCATCATGTCAATCCTGATGCCGATGATAAGTCGTCCACCAAGCAACCTAAGCACTAATTTAACCGGTTTGCCTAATAATGGGCGCTACCTAATAGTAGCGCCTTTTTTATAGGATGTTGTAATAGTTATCAGTATCTCCGGTGAGTGGGTTTAAATGCTAATATTTTAATTTTTGTTATTTATATTCGCTGTCTTTTGATTTGATTTATGAAAGTTAACGATATTTGTTGGGTTGGATTGGTTTTTTTGATCATTAAGCTGTTTTGAATGGAAAGCTAATGGCGGTTCGCTATAGTTTTAAATAAGAGGTGATTTTCGAAGCTATTTTAACGACACGGAGGGCGTCACCATGGATGAGCAAGGAAAGCAGAACTATTCACATATTGAAGATTCGCATATTGACGATTTACATCTTGATGAGCTAGATGATCACGGTTCACTTAAGCAAAAAAGCCGAGAAGGCGCTGAGGAGCTAAAAGTGACTGCTCAACAACAAGATAAAGAAAAAGCGCTGCATATCAGCTATAGCTCTAGAGGCGCAGCGCACCACTTAGAGGAGAACGTCAAATCAGTTAAACGATGGAACGGCTAAGCCGTTGGTCGATGATAAGCATGATTTGTCACACCGTAGTCCTAACTAGCGGCAAACTCATGGCCACCCTCGCGGCGCTACTTCTTGTAGCGCCGTTTTACTTCCACGTTTAGCCTACCTTCGCCCAGCTGTAGCGAGAGCTTCTGGCCTGGCGCGGTGTCCTCTGCCCGGCGAATGACATGGCCTTTTTCATCCTGGGCAATGGCGTAGCCGCGCCCCAGCACCGCAAGCGGGCTGATGGCATTTAGCTCACGGGCGGCGCTACTCAAGCGTGCCTGACGTATTTCCAACGCTCGCTGCATAGCGCTGACTAAACGGCGCTGGAGTTGGCTAACACGCTCTTGCTCTGTTCGGTGCAGACGCGCCATGTCTTGGCTGGCTAAGCGTTTGCTTAACTGTGTGACCTTAGTTTGCTGCTGCTGAACGCTTTGCTGCATTGCGCGCTGTAGCCGTTGGGAAAGGGCGGTAACGTGCTGGCGCTGGCGGTCAAGCTGTTCGCCTGGGTGGCGAAGGCGGGCGCGCAAGGTATCCAGCCACTGGCTATCCCGCTCTAAGCGTGCCTGCAGGGCACGATGTAAGCGGTTTTCTGCCTGTGTTAATTGCTGCTTAAGCGCATGCTGGTCAGGCACTAAACGCTCGGCCGCCGCTGATGGGGTAGGGGCACGCATATCGGCGGCGAAATCCGCTAGGGTGACATCCACTTCGTGACCCACCGCTGACATTACTGGCAAGCGGGAGTGAAAAATCGCCCGTGCCAGATGCTCGTTATTAAACGCCCACAAATCCTCTAAGCTACCGCCACCACGGGTGATCAGCACCACATCATGGTCAGGGTCTAAGCGTGCCTGTCGGTTCAATAACCCCAGCGCTGAAATCATTGCAGGGGCGGCCTCGGCACCTTGTACGGGTACCGGAATCAACGTGACATCAGCCAGAGGCCAGCGCGTCGCCAGCACCGCCAATACATCGCGAATGGCCGCGCCGCTGGCGGAACTCAAAATCAAAATCTTGCGGGGTGGAAAGGGCAGGGGGCGAGCGTTGGCAAACACCCCTTCACCTTCCAACTGCGCTTTTAGGCGCTCAAATGCCGCCAGTAGCTCCCCCAAGCCCGCCGCCTGCACGGCGTCGGCAATCAGTTGATAATCGCCGCGCGGCTCGAACAGTGAGACCCGGCCGCGCAGTTTTACCTGATCACCATCGCGCATGGGGGCCGCCACAAAACGCGCCCGCTGGCGAAACAGCGCACAGCGAATTTGCGCGCGGTCATCCTTCAAGGTGAAGTAAATATGCCCAGAGGCCGGGCGGGAAACATTGGACAATTCGCCTTCTACCCACACCTCGCCCACCTCTCGCTCAAGGGTCTGCTTGGCGCGCTGATTCAACTGAGTCACAGAGAGCGCTTGAGGTGTATCGGGCATAGAGCAACCTTAGAAAGAAAATGAGCGAGCGGGTGAATTTCGCAAGAATCCTAGCTTATTAGCCATTGGTCTGAATTGAAAACCTTCTTCACATTGCTGGTACGGCCATCAAAACGTTATAATAGGGGATTAACTTTCCACGCCCCACTTCCTCTTCTATCAGGGTGTTGCCGCTATGCTACGTATGGCCCAAGAAGCACTTACGTTCGATGACGTACTCCTCGTTCCCGGCTTCTCCGATATTCTGCCCAAGGATGTCAGCCTCAAAACCCGCCTGACCCGCAATATTTCACTCAATATCCCGCTGCTTTCTGCTGCGATGGACACCGTTACCGAAGCGCGTCTAGCAATTGCGATGGCTCAGGAAGGCGGCATCGGCATTATCCATAAGAGCATGGCCATGAGCCAGCAAGCCGCTGAAGTGCGTAAGGTTAAAAAGCACGAAAGCGTGATTGTAAAAGATCCGGTCACCGTTAGCCCTAAGGCGAAGCTGGATGATCTGCTGGCGATGGCGCGTGAGAACGGCTTCTCTGGCTTCCCCGTCGTAGAAGGCGAAACCCTGGTCGGTATTGTGACCGAGCGTGATATGCGCTTCCAGCCCAACCACGGTGACAGCGTAGCGGACATCATGACCCCCCGCGAGCGGTTGATTACTGTCAAGGAAGGCACCGACCTTGAAACCAGCAAAGCCAAAATGCGCGAACACCGCATTGAGAAAATGCTGATCGTCGATGACGAGTTTCACCTGCGCGGCCTGGTGACCTTCCAGGACATCGAAAAAGCCCGTACTTACCCGATGGCTGCCAAAGACAGCGATGGCCGCTTGTTGGTCGGTGCTGCCGTTGGTACTGGCCCGGAAACGCCTGATCGCGTTGCTGCCCTGGCCGAAGCCGGTGTGGATGTGATCATTGTTGATACTGCCCATGGCCACTCCAAAGGCGTTATCGACCGCGTGCGCTGGATCAAAGAGAACTTCCCCAACATTCAAGTGATTGGCGGCAACATTGCCACCGGCGCTGCCGCGAAAGCGCTGGCCGAAGCGGGCGCAGATGCGGTTAAAGTGGGCATTGGCCCCGGCTCTATCTGCACCACACGTATTGTGGCAGGCGTTGGCGTTCCGCAAATCACCGCGGTGTCTAACGTGGCGGAAGCGCTGAAAGAGTTCGATATTCCGCTGATCGCCGACGGCGGCATTCGCTTCTCGGGTGACTTAGCCAAAGCCATTGCCGCTGGCGCAAGTGCCGTGATGGTGGGTGGCCTGCTGGCCGGTACCGAAGAAGCACCAGGTGAAGTTGAGCTTTACCAAGGCCGTACCTACAAAGCCTACCGTGGCATGGGCTCCATGGGCGCCATGTCTCAGAACCAAGGCAGCGCCGACCGCTACTTCCAAGACAAGAGCGAAGGTGCCGAGAAGCTGGTGCCGGAAGGCATTGAAGGCCGCGTACCCTACAAAGGCATGATGGGCGCTATCGTTCACCAACTGATGGGCGGTTTGCGCGCTTCCATGGGTTACACCGGCTGCCGCAGTATTCAAGAAATGCGCACCAAGCCGGAATTTGTACAAATTACCAGCGCTGGCTTTAACGAATCCCACGTTCACAACGTGCAGATCACCAAAGAAGCTCCCAACTACCGGGTGAGCTAACCAGCACGTTTCGTTAAATGGCGCGGCGGGCATTGCCCCGCCGCTTGCTTTTTGGCCTTAACAGCGGCACCCACACCGCTTAACCGAGACCCCGCCATGAGTGACATTCACGCCCATAAGATCCTGATTCTCGACTTCGGCTCCCAGTACACCCAACTGATCGCCCGCCGTGTACGTGAGATCGGTGTATTCTCCGAAATCCGCGCCTTCGATATTACCGAAGAAGAAATTCGCGAATACAACCCGAACGGCATCATCCTGGCTGGTGGCCCGGAATCCGTGACCGAACTGGATTCCCCGCGAGCACCGGCGTGCGTGTTCGAAATGGGCCTGCCGGTGTTTGGTATCTGCTACGGCATGCAGACCATGGCCGAGCAGCTTGGCGGCAAAGTGGAAGGCTCTAACCAGCGCGAATTTGGCTACGCCCAGATTCAAATCGACGGCGACACACCGCTGTTCAAAGACATCAAAGACCACATCGATACCGACAGCGGCAAAGGCCTGCTAGACGTATGGATGAGCCACGGCGACAAGGTCTCCCAGGTGCCTGACACCTTCACCGTGACCGCTTCCACGCCGAGCTGCCCGATTGCCGCCATGGCCTGGGAAGAGAAGCAGTTCTACGGCGTACAGTTCCACCCGGAAGTGACCCACACCCTGCAAGGCCAGCGCATTCTTGAACACTTCGTGCTGGATATTTGCGGCGCCGAAAAACTCTGGACGCCTGCACAAATCATCGAAGACCAAGTACAGCGCGTACGCGAGCAAGTGGGCGACCGCCATGTACTGCTTGGTCTTTCCGGTGGTGTCGACTCCTCGGTTGTGGCAGCGCTGCTGCACAAAGCCATTGGCGACCAGTTGACCTGTGTATTCGTCGATAACGGCCTGCTGCGCAAAAATGAAGGCGACCAAGTCATGGAAACCTTCGCCAAGCACATGGGCGTCAAGGTGATCCGTGTCGACGCCGAAGAGCTTTTCCTCGGCAAGCTGAAGGGCGAGAAAGACCCAGAAGCCAAGCGCAAGATTATCGGCAACACCTTTATTGACGTGTTCGATGAAGAAGCCAGTAAAATCGACGGCGTCGACTTCCTGGCCCAGGGCACCATCTACCCGGACGTGATCGAATCCGCCGCCTCTAAAACCGGCAAAGCGCACGTGATCAAATCCCACCACAACGTTGGTGGTCTGCCGGAAACCATGAAGCTCAAGCTGGTGGAACCGCTGCGCGAACTGTTTAAAGACGAAGTGCGCAAACTCGGCCTCGAACTCGGCCTGCCTTACGATATGGTCTACCGCCACCCGTTCCCTGGCCCCGGCCTGGGCGTGCGCATCCTGGGTGAAGTGAAAAAAGAGTATGCCGACATCCTGCGTGATGCCGACGCCATCTACATCGAAGAACTGCGCGCCGCCGGTTGGTACGAAAAAACCAGCCAAGCCTTCGCCGTGTTCCTGCCGGTGAAATCCGTAGGCGTCGTCGGCGACGGCCGCCGCTACGAATGGGTCATCGCGCTACGCGCGGTCGAAACTATCGACTTCATGACCGCCCGCTGGGCGCACCTGCCCTACGAGCTGCTGGAGAAAGTCTCCAACCGGATTATCAATGAGTTGGAAGGCGTTTCGCGGGTGACTTATGACGTGAGTAGCAAGCCGCCTGCGACGATTGAGTGGGAGTGAGGTTTGAAAGCCTAATGAATGAACATAAACCACCTGTTTGTCGGGTGGTTTTTTAAAATTAAATAAAAAATATGTGTTGATTGTGTTTTTTCGAATATATTTAAATTAAAAATATAATGAGATGAGCTATGCAAACTGATTTGTTCACAGTCTCAAAATTGTTCACAGAGCGATTGTTTAGAATTCCTGATTACCAGAGAGGCTATGCATGGAGGGAAAAGCAGTTAAAAGATTACTGGAATGACTTGGAGCAGCTTGAAGATAAAAGTCATTATTTAGGGGTTTTGACGTTAGAGGATGTCCCTGAAGAAGTAGTGAAGGAATGGAAAGATGATAAGTGGATAATTGATTCTAAAGGTTATACTCCTTTTTATATCGTTGATGGTCAGCAAAGGCTTACAACTACAATAATATTGATTCAGGCTATAACGGAAGTTGTTAAAGAAGGTGAAAAAATAAATTATACTTCTAAAGAGGAGATTAAAAGAAGATTTCTTTGGGACTCTAAAGATGACGGTATATCAAGGTCTTATATTTTTGGTTATGAAAAAGACAATCCAAGCTATGAGTTTTTGAAAACAAAAATATTCAATGAATCATCAGATATAAGTTTTCCGAGTCAAGATACTATTTATACGAATAATTTAAGTTTTGCGAAAGATTTTTTTCTTAAAAAGATAGTTGATCTTGATATAAGATCTCTAGAGGAAATATATAAAAAAGTCACGCAGCAGCTACTTTTTAATATATATGCTATTTCGCGTGAAATTGACGTTTTTGTCGCTTTTGAGACTATGAATAATAGGGGTAAGCCTTTATCTCATCTTGAGCTTTTAAAAAATAGACTTATATATTTATCGACTAAATTTCAGGTGGAAGATTATGAGAAAGATAACCTCCGTGCAGTTGTAAATGAAAGTTGGAAGAATATTTATCACTATTTGGGTAAAAATAAAGATAACCCGCTTGATGATGATTTATTTTTAAGAAATCATTTCCTCTTATATTTTGGCAAAAGCCTAACAGATGAAGATGATCCTGATTATCGTGGCTATTTAAGGATGAGAAGAAGTTATGCTCACGATTATAAAGACTATTTGCTGGAAAATCATTTTACAACCAGGAATATAGAAGGTGTTGGAAAGAATGGAGGGAAAGCAATAAAGACTAAAGATATCTATGATTATTCTAAAAGTTTAAAAGATTCAGTTGAAATATGGTATCAAATACTTAATCCGAGTGATAGCACATTTAGTAAAGCTGAGAAGGAGTGGTTAGATAAGATAAATAGGCTTGGTATTGAATTTGTTGCCCCTCTAATTATGGTTTTTTATCAAAAAGTCAAAAAAGCCGCTTTAAAGCTTGAGTTTCTTAAGGCTTTAGAGAAACTCATTTTTTTAAATGAGCTGGTTAGATATCGTCATTACATGACATTTGATCCTGTTCTTTTTTTAGAGATGTCTTCAAAACTTAGCTCTGGTAAGTCTAATGCTGAAGATATAGTTAAAGAATTAACTGTTGCATTCGAAAGTGGGAGAGATAGTAAAGAGATTTGGAAGATAATTCAAGCTGAATTTATTCGGTCAGGCTACTATGGTTGGAGAGGGATAAGATATTTTCTTTATGAGTATGATTTGCATCTTAAGTCACAGTCAAAAACCCAAAGAGAAAAGATAGATTGGGATGTTTATATAGACACCCCAGAAGATTATCATACGGTAGAACATATTTATCCTCAGCGCGCCAGGCGTGAGTGTTGGACAAAATTATATACTGCATATACTAATAAAGAGAGAAGCGTTTTAAGACACTCTTTGGGTAATTTAGTACCACTTTCTAGGCCCAAAAATTCATCTTTCTCAAATAAATGTTTTCAAGATAAAGTTGGCGATATTAGCACTAAAGTTGGCTTCAGATATGGTTCATATGCAGAGAATGAAATAGCTACCTACGAGAAGTGGGGAGCTGTTGAAATACTGCAAAGAGGAGTTACTTTGCTAGATTTCATGGATGATAGATGGAGTTTGAAAATTGGAGATAGAGGGAAAAAAGTAAAAATGTTAGGCCTTGACTTCGTAGAAGAAAAAGAGGGTATAACTAAAAAGAGAAGAAAATAATGGAAGTCTTGGGAGCTTCTTTAATATAGAAGCTTCCATTTCTTCTTTTATGTGTTGGCGATGTTGTTTATTAATCATTGGAAGATATCAACACCTGACCTTTCTCCTAGATTAATACCACTCGCTTTATGAAATGCTCCACCTTTTCCCGCTCCTTGAGCATACCCATCGGGTGACAGGAAATTGAGATGGAATGAGCCCCCGCTGATACTTGCTAGCTCAATGACTTCCATGCCTTGACGATTAAAAACTGTCGAGGAATTGTTAGCGCTGACTTTGAGGTAAAAGAGGCGACCCCCAACCCGCTGTGTGCTTTACTACCTGCACCTGTTATTCACGGAGGAAGTATCCATAGCCATAGGCGGCTTAAAGGATTACTGGATGACATTGCCGCATTGGCGAAGTTGACCGCAGCATCACTGGACGATGTGAGCGCCGCCGCTGGGCGTGCGACGGCGGAGGCGGCTGGGGTGGTGGTGGATGATACGGCGGTGACGCCGCAGTATTTGCAGGGGGGGACAGAGGAGCGTGAACTGGCGGTTGTGAAATAGATCGCGCTGGGGTCGATCCGCAATAAGCTGGTTTTGCCACAAGCTGGTTTTTAGCCCACCAGTAGCGCTGCCGATGTGCCATTGCGTTTGCCCATTCGGCTTCTTTTGTCATCTGAAATAACTCCCTCACGTCACCCATGAGCCGAACATATATCTTATTCGGCTCGCAATATGAGCTGAATAGGCTGAGCAATCGGCTCATGGATGACTTCGGGGCAAGTTTGAAAGCGTGGTGAGCACTAAGGATATGAGAGCTAAGAGTTACGCTGTTTCTAAGCCATCAACAATAAACACGCGATAGTCGGCACCCTGGAAACGGTGTTTGCGGGCTTCCTGATAGGCGGGGCTTTCGTACCAGGCGCGGGCGGCGGCCATATCGGGGAAGCGTAGAATCACCGCACCTTCCATGGCGCTTCCTTCTAGCACCTCAACATCTCCATAAAAGGCGAGTGGTTGTGGGTCGTGGCCTTCGCGGGCGGCTTTGGCCTTTTCGCTGTAGCGCTTCATTTCTTCGTTGTCGTGAGTGTGTTCACGGGTTAGTACGATGTAGGCGGGCATTCGGCTCTCCTCGTGGGTATTAAATGCGCTATGCAATCATACCTGTTGTTGGTTGGGCGCTGTCCACTTACTCTCAACCCCCTGCTCTCAAAACTTTGCTCCAAAGCCCCATTAGCAAGCCACCAACCTATTCGATTGCCTTGATAGCAACTGTCGGTATCATATTGTGGGTGTTGTCCATCATTACGTCCCTTTACCGCGAGCTTCTATGACCCAATCTAAAACGCCGTTCATTGTGGTGCTGAGCTTGGCATTGACCATGATGCTGGGCCCGTTTTCCATGGATACGTACCTGCCAGCTTTTCCGGTTATTGGAGAATCGCTGGGAGTTTCTCAGCAGGCGGTGTCGTTGAGCGTTTCAGTGTATGTCTTCGCGATGGCGTTTGGTCAGTTAATCGGCGGAGCGCTTTCAGACCGCTTCGGGCGCCAGCGGGTGTTGATGAGCGGCCTGGCAATTTTTGCGCTCTCAAGCATTGTCATTGGTATGGCGGATTCTCTGAACACGCTGCTCGTCGGGCGGGCAGTTCAGGCTCTTGGCGCCGGTTGTACCCTGGTATCGGTGCCGGCGCTGGTGCGTGACCGGGTGTCAGGCCGCGACGCCGCGAAACTGTTCTCGATGATGGGCTTTATCATGGTGCTGGCGCCAGGCATTGCGCCGAGCGTGGGCAGCGCGATTCTGGCGTTTGGTTCCTGGCACACTATCTTTTTCGCCTTGGCAATATACGCGGTGCTGCTGGTGCCGTTGTTGGTGCGGGTACTCTTTACCGGTACGGGCAAGGTGTCTCGAGTGAAAAGCCCAAAGATGAGCCTGCTGGCGCGTTATAAACTGGTCCTGTCGACAAAGCCAGCTCTGCCGTTCATCGTTTGGCAGGCTGCCTCGTTTTCTACTCTGATGATGTTCATCACCTATGCGTCATTTATCTATCAGGGGCATTTCGGCAAGTCGCCTTCGGCTTTTTCAATGCTGTTTGCGGCGAATATCGTCGCGATGCTTATCTTCAATATTCTCAATCGAGTGTTGCTTTCCAGGCTATCGTCACTGCGTATCCTGCAGCTGGCAACGGGCTGCCAGGGCGTTGGCATACTGTTGTTGGTGATGGCTGCCTTTATGGAGTGGCCGTTGTACGCTTTCTTGCCCGCTATGATGCTGACCATCGGCTCGATAGGGGCGATCTCGCCGAATATACAGGCCTGTTTTTTGGAGTACTTTCCCACCAGTGGCGGAACGGCTGCAGCGCTTCTGGGCGCTGCCCAGTTCGGTGTCGCCGGGCTGCTAAGCGCACTGTCCGCTATGTTGCCGCATACGCTTGAAGCGGTCATTCTGGCCATGGCTGCCTGTGGATTGGTGGCGTATTTAATGCTTGCCCGCTCTATTATCAAAGGGCGTGCCACTGTTGAGACGCCCTAGGCTAGACGGCGAGCCTTTGCCAAAAGCCTCGTGTTATCCAAAACATAATGACCCATCTCGTTAGAAAAGGCTGGCTGTAATGAATATTGATCTCTACCAAGTAGATGCGTTTGCCGCTAAGCCGTTTGAAGGTAACCCTGCGGCGGTTTGCCCGCTGGAAAAGTGGCTGGATGATGCGTTGTTGCAGGCAATCGCCACGGAGAACAACCTCTCTGAAACCGCCTTTTTTGTGCCGACTGAATCTGGCTATCACCTGCGCTGGTTTACCCCGTCGGTGGAAGTGGATTTGTGTGGTCATGCCACGCTGGCGGCGGCGTGGGTGATTTTTAATGTGCTGGGCGATAGCGCTGAAACACTGCAGTTCGAGACCCGCAGCGGGCAGCTTTTAGTGCAGCGTGATGGCGACGAACTGGCGATGGATTTTCCCGCAAAGGTAGTCGAACCCTTGGTGATGGAAGCTGAGGTAAAGGCAGCACTAGGGATTAACAAGCTCGAAGAGCTGCTGATATCGGACGATATCGTGGTGGTGGTTAACGATGCGCAGTTGATTGAGTCACTAACGCCGGATATGCAGCAATTGAAGCGCCTTCCTGGGCGCGGCATGGTCGTTACTGCGAAAGGTAGCGATGTCGATTTTGTCTCCCGTTGGTTCGGCCCCAAAGTGGGTGTGGAAGAAGACCCCGTTACCGGCTCGGCGCATACCTCGCTTGCGCCATACTGGGCGAAAAAGCTGGGTAAGCAGCAGCTTACCGCACGCCAGGGGGGTGCCCGCAAAGGTGCACTGAGCTGCGAGATAGAAGGCGACCGCGTCATTATCAAAGGCCGCGTTGCGCCTTACTTGAAAGGGGTAATTACGCTGCCACCACAGTGACAGGCCAGTGCTGGTGCCGTCGATAATCCGCTAATGGGAATTAGCGGAATCGTCAGCTGGAATAAAGGTCGCAGGCTCAGCCATGGGAGGTAGCTGCTTATTTTCCAGGGTGGCCAAGGCAATCTTGTAACAATCCTCAATATGGCTGTTGCCCATGTACTTCATGGCGGTAAAGCTAATAGTGCCAGCCACGGCGCTGCCAATGAAAGGAACAAACTTAGTAACCCCTTTGGCGGCGACTTTAACGCCCATCTTATTCAGCAGCGTTATAATTAGTTTCTTCGTGATGTATTTTCCGGCTAACTTGCTTCCCGTGTTGGAAATGGTGGTCATCACAAAGAGCTTGGTTTCGGTATCTAGGCTTTCGATTTGTTCAGGCGACAATCCAAACTGAGCGTTAATTTTGGGAATTATGCGCATTAAGATAGCTACGTCTGAACCGATATCTAGCCCTGGGATAGGAATGATAGCGGTGCCCGCCGAAACCCCCGCGCTTTTGGTCACCATCGAATAGCATGACTTTTTAATGGCGTCGAGTTCTTCCCTTGTCTCAATCATGCGGCATTCCTTTTTTACGATGCTGATATAACCGTAGCCGACGGCTGCGCGAAATTCGATGTTGCGGGGGATGTTGTCAGGCGAGCCCTTATGTTTTCACTTCCCCACACCCCCGTTCAGTGCAGGCGGGTTGGTGGTCGTATAGCGTTTGAATGATCTGGCAGTTGGCTGTTTTTCCGCCTCGGCATTGGTGAACCACCTGGCGCAGTTCGCCTGCCAGAGCTTGTAAGGCAGCGATGCGCTCTTCCAGGTGTTCGAGATGGCGGCTGGCGATGTCATCGGCGGCGGTGCAGTCGGTATCGGGGTTGTCGGAAAGCGCCAACAATTCCTGAATACTGTGCAAGTCTAATCCCAGGCTACGACCATGGCGAATGAAGCCAATGCGTTCTAGCGCGGCCTGATCATAAGACCGGTAGCCTTGTTCTCCCCGCTGTGGCGGTGCCAGTAATCCCAGCTTTTCATAATGGCGAATGCTTTCCGGCGAGCATCCGGTTCGGCTGGCAACTTCCCCAATACGATAGTGGCGTTTCATCGGCTTGACCCTGTAACGATTACAGGGTTTAGGCTAGTCGTTATTCTCTTGACTAACAAGCAGGTAACCGACGATGAGTTTGATCAATGAGCTGTTGAGTATCGCGCTAAGTGCCGCGCCTTGGCTAATGCTGGGGTTGGTAATTGCAGGATTAATTAAGGCGTTAATGCCAGAACACCTATTACAGCGTTGGATGGGTGGCCGCGGGCTGGGAAGTATTACCCGAGCGGCGGTGATTGGGATGCCGTTGCCGCTGTGTTCGTGTGGGGCGATTCCCACCGCGTTGGCGTTGCATCGGGGTGGGGCGGGCCGTGGGCCAACCACGTCTTTTTTGATCAGCACCCCAGGCGTAGGGGTAGATTCAATGCTCATCACCAGTGTGCTGTTAGGTCCCTTAATGGCGCTGGCGCGGGTGTTGGGAGCGCTGGTAACGGCGATAGTGACAGGCATTTTAGTGGGCTTTACCGGCCAAACAGCGCTGCCGAAAAGCACCCCTGTTAGCAGCTGCTGTGCATCAAAAGGCTGTGACGCTGACAGCGCTAACGCACATGCCTCTGATGCGACGGGAATAATGGCAGGATTGAAGTATGCCTTCAGCGATTTATTGGATGACATCAGTAGCTGGATGTTTGCCGGTTTATTGTTGGCGGGGGTGCTGGTTACCTTTGTGCCGCCAGAAACCCTGGTAGGTTTTTCGGGTGGTTTGTTGGCGCTAATCCTTATGGCGGTCATCGGCATTCCTTTGTATATCTGTGCTACCGCAGCCACCCCCGTTGCTGCCGGTTTACTATTGGCGGGCATTTCGCCGGGAATGGCGTTAGTCTTTCTGCTTGCTGGCCCTGTAACGAGCCTAGCCACCCTGGCTATTCTGTGGCGTGAGTTTGGAAACCAAGCGTTAGCGGTTTATCTCGTCAGCATTCTACTGGTGACGGTGTTGATCGGCTGGGTGTTTGATAAAGG is part of the Halomonas sp. GT genome and harbors:
- a CDS encoding SO_0444 family Cu/Zn efflux transporter — translated: MSLINELLSIALSAAPWLMLGLVIAGLIKALMPEHLLQRWMGGRGLGSITRAAVIGMPLPLCSCGAIPTALALHRGGAGRGPTTSFLISTPGVGVDSMLITSVLLGPLMALARVLGALVTAIVTGILVGFTGQTALPKSTPVSSCCASKGCDADSANAHASDATGIMAGLKYAFSDLLDDISSWMFAGLLLAGVLVTFVPPETLVGFSGGLLALILMAVIGIPLYICATAATPVAAGLLLAGISPGMALVFLLAGPVTSLATLAILWREFGNQALAVYLVSILLVTVLIGWVFDKGLAMTGWDPVQQASQVQELLPASVEWLALGALVLFSIRPVRKRLFGF
- a CDS encoding PhzF family phenazine biosynthesis protein, with protein sequence MNIDLYQVDAFAAKPFEGNPAAVCPLEKWLDDALLQAIATENNLSETAFFVPTESGYHLRWFTPSVEVDLCGHATLAAAWVIFNVLGDSAETLQFETRSGQLLVQRDGDELAMDFPAKVVEPLVMEAEVKAALGINKLEELLISDDIVVVVNDAQLIESLTPDMQQLKRLPGRGMVVTAKGSDVDFVSRWFGPKVGVEEDPVTGSAHTSLAPYWAKKLGKQQLTARQGGARKGALSCEIEGDRVIIKGRVAPYLKGVITLPPQ
- a CDS encoding MerR family transcriptional regulator, whose product is MKRHYRIGEVASRTGCSPESIRHYEKLGLLAPPQRGEQGYRSYDQAALERIGFIRHGRSLGLDLHSIQELLALSDNPDTDCTAADDIASRHLEHLEERIAALQALAGELRQVVHQCRGGKTANCQIIQTLYDHQPACTERGCGEVKT